A single Lolium perenne isolate Kyuss_39 chromosome 6, Kyuss_2.0, whole genome shotgun sequence DNA region contains:
- the LOC127308159 gene encoding cyclase-like protein 1, whose product MAALTIILLVLLTAHQALATAAGDAHPGYAGAEADTCGPSLGGSSSSSVGAAVRRHGPELEEYGGGRIIDITHAYMPGKPAYAPGATVGPVVRLKESMENGSEYNLSELHMECHTGTHLDAPGHFNQAHFAAGLDVDTLDLEVLNGPALLVDVQRDTNITAEAMESLNIPKGVRRVLFRTLNTDRGLSWKEGGDMSYVGFTEDGAQWLVDNTDIKLVGLDYLSVASLDHAASAHIVFFKNADIILVEFLKLDNVKTGIYMLHCLPLRLVGSEGSPVRCILIK is encoded by the exons ATGGCGGCTCTCACCATCATCCTGCTGGTCCTCCTCACGGCCCACCAGGCGCTCGCCACGGCGGCCGGTGACGCGCACCCGGGCTACGCGGGCGCGGAGGCCGACACCTGCGGGCCGTCGCTGGGcggctcttcctcctcctctgtagGCGCGGCGGTCCGGCGTCATGGCCCGGAGCTGGAGGAGTACGGTGGCGGACGCATCATAGACATCACGCACGCGTACATGCCGGGCAAGCCGGCGTACGCGCCGGGCGCGACCGTGGGCCCGGTGGTGCGGCTCAAGGAGTCGATGGAGAACGGGTCAGAGTACAACCTGTCGGAGCTCCATATGGAGTGCCACACCGGCACCCACCTCGACGCGCCGGGGCACTTTAACCAGGCCCACTTCGCCGCCGGCCTCGACGTCGACACGCTAGACCTCGAAGTCCTCAACG GTCCTGCATTACTGGTCGATGTTCAGAGAGACACAAATATAACAG CTGAGGCAATGGAATCCCTAAATATACCAAAAGGTGTTCGTCGAGTTCTCTTCAGGACACTGAACACAGACAG GGGGCTCTCGTGGAAGGAAGGAGGTGATATGAGTTATGTTGGATTTACAGAGGATGGTGCACAGTGGTTAGTTGACAACACCGACATCAAGCTGGTTG GGCTTGACTATCTATCAGTTGCATCACTTGATCATGCAGCTTCCGCCCATATCGTCTTTTTCAAAAATGCG GATATCATCTTAGTCGAATTTCTGAAATTAGACAACGTCAAGACTGGAATATACATGCTGCACTGCTTACCTCTAAGATTGGTTGGCTCTGAAGGGTCACCAGTCAGGTGCATTCTTATCAAGTGA